ACGCCGTACAGCGTCGCGCCCTACGGTGCGGACAAGTACCCGGACGCCCTGCGCCCGAGCGCGCAGTTCGTAAAGAGCGGGTACATCTTCGTGTACCAGGACGTGCGCGGGCGGTGGATGTCGGAGGGCGAGTTCGTGAACGTCCGGCCGCACAACCCCGCGAAGAAGGGGAAGGAAATCGACGAGAGCAGCGACACCTACGACACCGTGGAGTGGCTCACCAAGAACGTGAAGGGCCACAACGGGAAGGTGGGGATCACTGGCATCTCGTACCCGGGCTTCTACACGGTGTGCGGGATGATTGATGCGCACCCGGCTGTGAAAGCCGTCTCGCCGCAAGCGCCCGTGAGCGAGTGGTTCATCGGCGACGACTTCCACCACAACGGCTGTCTGTTCCTGCCGCACTGCTTCAACTTCATGTACGGGTTCGGCAAGAACCGCCCGGAGCCGACCAAGAAGGGGGCGCGCGACCGCTTCGAGCACGACACGCCCGACGGTTACAAGTTCTTCCTCGAAATGGGGCCGATCAAGAACGCGGACGCGAAATACTACAAGGGCGAGATCGCGTTCTGGAAAGAGGTGATGGAACACGGCACCTACGACGACTTCTGGAAGGCCCGCAACATCCGGCAGCACGTCAAGAACATCAAGCCGGCCGTGCTCACCGTGGGCGGGTGGTTCGACGCGGAGAACCTGTTCGGCGCGCTCGAAATCTACAAGCACGCGGAGGCGAACACCCCGCCCCAATTCAACCACCTTGTGATGGGTCCGTGGGTCCACGGCGGGTGGAGCCGCGGGGAGGGCGACCACCTCGGCGACGTCAGCTTCAACGCGAAGACGTCCGACTTCTACCGCGAGACGATCGAGTTCCCGTTCTTCGAGTACCACTTGAAGGGGGTGGGCGAGAGCAAGCATCCGAAAGCGTGGGTGTTCGAGACCGGCACGAACGTGTGGCGCAAGCACGATACGTGGCCGCCGAAGACGGCCAAAGCCACGAGCTTCTACCCTCATCCCGGCGGCGTTCTGTGGGGGAACGCTCATCTCGGAAAAGATGCGGTCGATTCAGCGACCCCACCGCCCGCGTTCGATGAGTTCGTATCCGACCCCGCGAAGCCGGTACCGTTCATCAACAAGACGGACATCGGGATGGTGAAGGAGTACATGACCGCCGACCAACGGTTCGCGTCCGCGCGCCCGGACGTGCTCGTGTACCAGGGCGAAGTGCTCAAGAGCGAC
The Gemmata palustris DNA segment above includes these coding regions:
- a CDS encoding CocE/NonD family hydrolase, whose product is MLRWLMLAAFALGTFATPVFAQPGPTAASKPLAGAELKEYIRANYTKYEYQIPMRDGVKLFTAVYVPKDDAQTYPMMLTRTPYSVAPYGADKYPDALRPSAQFVKSGYIFVYQDVRGRWMSEGEFVNVRPHNPAKKGKEIDESSDTYDTVEWLTKNVKGHNGKVGITGISYPGFYTVCGMIDAHPAVKAVSPQAPVSEWFIGDDFHHNGCLFLPHCFNFMYGFGKNRPEPTKKGARDRFEHDTPDGYKFFLEMGPIKNADAKYYKGEIAFWKEVMEHGTYDDFWKARNIRQHVKNIKPAVLTVGGWFDAENLFGALEIYKHAEANTPPQFNHLVMGPWVHGGWSRGEGDHLGDVSFNAKTSDFYRETIEFPFFEYHLKGVGESKHPKAWVFETGTNVWRKHDTWPPKTAKATSFYPHPGGVLWGNAHLGKDAVDSATPPPAFDEFVSDPAKPVPFINKTDIGMVKEYMTADQRFASARPDVLVYQGEVLKSDLTIAGPIEVELYVSTTGTDADWVVKVIDVYPDDLADPDPNPTGVKMGGYQQLIRGEPFRGKFRNSFSKPEPFKPGEVAKVKFTMPDVFHTLRPGHRLMVQVQSTWFPLVDRNPQTFCDIYKADASDFKKQTHKVYRDAEHPSRITVGVIK